The Bacillota bacterium genomic sequence GGTGCTCCGCGTCGAGACGGGGCTCCGCTAGCCGTCAGGGGTGCGGCACGCTCTCCTCGATCATCTCGGCGATGGTCCGCGTGGAGCTGACCGTGCGCACGCCGATGCGGCGGAAGATCTCTTCGTTGCGCGGGTCGTTGACCCGGGCGATGACGTGCGTGCCCGTCTTGAAGGCGGTGGCGATGCGGGAGATGGCGTAGTTGTCCTCGTCGTGGCCGCTGACCGCGATGACCACGTCGGCCCGCTCGATACCGCCCTCGCGCAGCGTCTCGGGGTTGGTCCCGTCGCCGCAGAGCACCGCGCCGCCCAGCAGGCGGGCGAGCCACTGGGCGCGCTCGGGCTGCTTCTCGATCAGCGTCACCTCGTGGCCGCTCTGGATCAGGTCGCGGGCCAGGGCGAAGCCGACCTTGCCGCCGCCGACCACCAGCAGGTACATCCGCTCCTCCCCCTTCAACGCCCGCCGGCCTCGGGACGGGAGCCGGCCGCCTGGCCGGCGACCGAGGCCGCGCAGAGCAGCGCCTTCTGCACGCCCAGCTCCACCGGGACGATCACGTCATAGCCGAAGCGCTGGTAGATCTCGCTGCCCTCGGCGTCGTTGACGATCAGGAGGACGCGGCGGGTGCCGAGGAGGAGATGGGCCACGTCGGCCACCATCAGGTTGGCGTTGTCGTTCTCGGTGGCGGCGACGAGCAGGTCGGCCTCGGCGGCGCCCGCCCGCCGCAGGACTTCCTGGTCGAAGCCGAGCCCGGCCACCACGTGCACGCCGGGCAGCTCGGCCAGCTGCTCCAGCATGGCCGTCCGCCGGTCGACGACGGTCACCTCGTCCCCGCGCTCGGCGAAGGCGCGGGCCAGGCGTCGCCCGGTCCGCCCGCATCCGACGACGATGATCCGCATCCGATCAGAGCACCTCCGCCTCCAGCTGTCTCCGCGACCGTTCCGTGGCACGCGGCCGGATGATGATCACTTCGCAGCCTACCAGGGGCAGTTCCCGCAAGAGCCCCTCCAGCACCTCGCCGCGCTCGAAGGTCGACTCCTCGGCGACGCCCACGACGGCGATGGCCGCACGCAGGCGCCGGGCGAACTCGGCCGCCCCGTCCCAATACTGGCGGGAGGGGACCACCTGCGTCACGGGCCGCAGCTCCAGCGAGCG encodes the following:
- a CDS encoding TrkA family potassium uptake protein, coding for MRIIVVGCGRTGRRLARAFAERGDEVTVVDRRTAMLEQLAELPGVHVVAGLGFDQEVLRRAGAAEADLLVAATENDNANLMVADVAHLLLGTRRVLLIVNDAEGSEIYQRFGYDVIVPVELGVQKALLCAASVAGQAAGSRPEAGGR
- a CDS encoding TrkA family potassium uptake protein codes for the protein MKGEERMYLLVVGGGKVGFALARDLIQSGHEVTLIEKQPERAQWLARLLGGAVLCGDGTNPETLREGGIERADVVIAVSGHDEDNYAISRIATAFKTGTHVIARVNDPRNEEIFRRIGVRTVSSTRTIAEMIEESVPHP